The window CGTGGAGATCGCGCACGGCAAGCAGCGGCTCACTCATGCTCGGTCCCCATATAGGCGACGCGCACACGCTCGTCCCGGCTGACAGTCGCATAATCGCCGGCGGCAAGCACCTGGCCGCGCTGCATGACGGTGATCCAGTCGCAGAGATCGGCGACGACGGTGAGATTGTGCTCGACCATCAGCACGGCGCGATCCCTGGCGAGCGAGCGGATAATGCCGGAGATCATGCCGACGTCCTCATGCCCCATGCCGGCCATCGGCTCGTCGAGCAAAAGCACCTTCGGATCGAGCGCCAGCGTGGTGGCGATCTCCAGCACGCGCTTGCGGCCATAGGAGAGATCTCCGGCGAGCCGATCCGCGGCGTCGTCGAGACCGACGATGGCGAGCAGTTCGCGTGCCCTTGGCGTGAGCCGGTCCAGCGCCGAGACCGGGCGCCAGAACTGGTAGCCTAGCCCGCTCGGCCGCTGCAGCGCGACGCGGACATTGTCGAGGACGCTGAGGTGCGGGAAGATTGCCGATATCTGGAAGGAGCGGACCAGGCCCATGCGCGCCACCTTCGCCGGCGGGGTCTTCGTGATGTCGGTGCCGAGCAATTCGATCCTGCCGCTGGTCGGCTGCAGGAATTTGGTCAGCAGGTTG is drawn from Mesorhizobium sp. B1-1-8 and contains these coding sequences:
- a CDS encoding ABC transporter ATP-binding protein; amino-acid sequence: MSRVVLSARGLRRDFAGFVAVRDVDLDVHHSKIHALIGPNGAGKTTIFNLLTKFLQPTSGRIELLGTDITKTPPAKVARMGLVRSFQISAIFPHLSVLDNVRVALQRPSGLGYQFWRPVSALDRLTPRARELLAIVGLDDAADRLAGDLSYGRKRVLEIATTLALDPKVLLLDEPMAGMGHEDVGMISGIIRSLARDRAVLMVEHNLTVVADLCDWITVMQRGQVLAAGDYATVSRDERVRVAYMGTEHE